One Microlunatus soli genomic window carries:
- a CDS encoding type 2 periplasmic-binding domain-containing protein, with amino-acid sequence MTGRSNEKLRLSRRALLAAGAAGAAAFGTPLLAGCDSSGGGSGPKGSKPTIPPMELGPEVKGPVFKSGYVGPRAREKKPFGDGKKTFRIVVPQDSQTVGDWNKNKTTAWFEERTGVKVKFEAVLITNPNGGDDMTKINAMLSGGDLPDAFMGVPFTTAQVSLYGQQGLFQPLDDLIATYAPETRQAMKDYPDLRALKASNDGKLYQMPGVNDCYHCRSSNGRAWISQTYLDKVGAKMPTTTEELRQVLLEFKGKNPSGKSGFVPFASGVNNALDPFFMQPFLYTPGGDQNGGWMRLNNGKVEFTPNLPEWREALKYLRQLGDDGVLTAQNFSMSDTELQTAGNKGMIGFARAYWWGSFFNPVTLEKDAPWRDYVAVPPLKGPNGNQVAQWDYYGFSTNGLQITSACKNPEILVQWSDYQMDLESIMWMYDGIKDKNWFWAKEGADGIDGGQALFRDVQWPAPEGQSWNQYATMYRSLDFRGGQQVNPKEPTYEKGLYDAGRLYEPFAQKKEMQLPPVIIPDESAAQVADTATSIQQQVKQGLSQFALGKKDINKDADWQGYVDAFKSMDLQGYLDIYQKAYDSRPK; translated from the coding sequence CGCTGCTGGTGCGGCTGGTGCGGCCGCCTTCGGTACGCCGCTGCTCGCGGGCTGCGACTCCTCCGGCGGCGGTTCCGGACCCAAGGGATCGAAGCCGACGATTCCGCCGATGGAACTGGGCCCGGAGGTCAAGGGGCCGGTTTTCAAGTCCGGCTACGTCGGGCCGCGGGCCCGGGAGAAGAAGCCGTTCGGTGACGGCAAGAAGACCTTCCGGATCGTCGTGCCGCAGGACTCGCAGACCGTCGGCGACTGGAACAAGAACAAGACCACGGCGTGGTTCGAGGAGCGAACCGGAGTCAAGGTCAAGTTCGAGGCAGTGTTGATCACCAACCCCAACGGTGGCGACGACATGACCAAGATCAACGCGATGCTGTCCGGCGGCGACCTGCCGGACGCGTTCATGGGCGTCCCCTTCACCACCGCGCAGGTCTCGCTCTATGGTCAGCAGGGCCTCTTCCAGCCACTGGACGATCTGATCGCGACGTACGCACCGGAGACCCGGCAGGCGATGAAGGACTATCCGGACCTGCGCGCTCTGAAGGCCAGCAACGACGGCAAGCTGTATCAGATGCCGGGCGTCAACGACTGCTACCACTGCCGCAGCAGCAACGGCCGAGCCTGGATCAGCCAGACCTACCTGGACAAGGTCGGCGCGAAGATGCCGACCACCACCGAAGAGCTGCGCCAGGTGCTGCTGGAGTTCAAGGGCAAGAACCCGTCGGGCAAGAGTGGCTTCGTGCCGTTCGCCTCGGGTGTCAACAACGCTCTGGATCCGTTCTTCATGCAGCCGTTCCTGTACACCCCGGGTGGTGACCAGAACGGCGGCTGGATGCGGCTGAACAACGGCAAGGTCGAGTTCACCCCGAATCTGCCCGAGTGGCGCGAGGCACTGAAGTATCTGCGTCAGCTCGGCGACGACGGTGTACTCACCGCACAGAACTTCTCGATGAGCGACACCGAGCTGCAGACCGCCGGCAACAAGGGCATGATCGGCTTTGCTCGCGCCTACTGGTGGGGATCCTTCTTCAACCCGGTCACCCTCGAGAAGGATGCGCCGTGGCGTGACTACGTGGCGGTTCCGCCGCTGAAGGGCCCGAACGGCAATCAGGTCGCTCAGTGGGACTACTACGGCTTCAGCACTAACGGGCTGCAGATCACCAGCGCTTGCAAGAATCCCGAGATCCTCGTCCAGTGGTCGGACTATCAGATGGACCTGGAGTCGATCATGTGGATGTACGACGGCATCAAGGACAAGAACTGGTTCTGGGCCAAAGAAGGCGCCGACGGGATCGACGGTGGGCAGGCGCTGTTCCGCGACGTCCAATGGCCGGCCCCGGAGGGCCAGTCCTGGAATCAGTACGCGACGATGTACCGCTCGCTGGACTTCCGCGGAGGGCAGCAGGTCAACCCCAAGGAGCCGACGTATGAAAAGGGTCTCTACGACGCCGGCCGACTCTACGAACCGTTTGCCCAGAAGAAGGAGATGCAGCTTCCGCCGGTGATCATCCCCGACGAGAGCGCGGCCCAAGTGGCCGATACCGCGACCTCGATCCAGCAGCAGGTCAAGCAGGGGCTGTCCCAGTTCGCGCTGGGCAAGAAGGACATCAACAAGGATGCCGACTGGCAGGGCTACGTCGATGCGTTCAAATCCATGGATCTCCAGGGCTACCTGGACATCTACCAGAAGGCCTACGACTCCAGGCCGAAGTGA
- a CDS encoding carbohydrate ABC transporter permease, protein MRIKEPKGDRAYYIVNYCVLIVFTLMVLYPLVYVLSASFSSAGAIANNEVVLWPVGVTADAYKTILESPNLVIGFANSVLYTVAGALIGTALTLLAGYATSRDDLPFRRLLTFFFLIPALFAGGIVPTYIVVQQLGLLDTRWAIILPGAMSVFNVIITRTFYQMNVPNEVLEAAKVDGANDFRFFFRIALPLSKPIIAVNLLFYGITQWNGWFNAFLYTTDPGLQPLQLVLRELLSQSAINPSMIGSGDVAELLRRKELFDKLKYAMIVVAMIPPLIAYPFVQKHFVKGALIGSVK, encoded by the coding sequence ATGAGGATCAAGGAACCCAAGGGCGACCGGGCCTACTACATCGTCAACTACTGCGTGTTGATCGTCTTCACGCTGATGGTGCTGTACCCGCTCGTCTACGTCCTGAGTGCGTCCTTCTCCAGCGCCGGCGCGATCGCCAACAACGAGGTGGTGCTCTGGCCCGTCGGCGTCACGGCGGATGCGTACAAGACGATCCTGGAGTCGCCGAACCTGGTGATCGGCTTTGCCAACTCCGTGCTGTACACGGTGGCCGGTGCACTGATCGGGACGGCGCTGACCCTGCTGGCCGGCTACGCGACGTCCCGGGACGATCTGCCGTTCCGTCGGTTACTGACCTTCTTCTTCCTGATCCCGGCGCTGTTCGCCGGCGGAATCGTGCCGACCTACATCGTGGTCCAGCAGCTCGGGCTGCTGGACACCCGGTGGGCGATCATCCTGCCCGGCGCGATGAGCGTGTTCAACGTGATCATCACCCGCACGTTCTACCAGATGAACGTGCCCAACGAGGTGTTGGAGGCGGCCAAGGTCGACGGCGCCAACGACTTCCGCTTCTTCTTCCGAATCGCACTGCCGCTGAGCAAGCCGATCATCGCGGTCAACCTGCTCTTCTACGGCATCACTCAGTGGAACGGCTGGTTCAACGCCTTCCTCTACACCACCGATCCGGGACTGCAGCCGTTGCAGCTGGTGCTGCGGGAGCTGTTGAGCCAGAGCGCGATCAACCCGTCCATGATCGGCAGCGGTGACGTCGCCGAGTTGCTCCGTCGCAAGGAACTCTTCGACAAGCTGAAGTACGCGATGATCGTCGTCGCGATGATCCCGCCGCTGATCGCCTACCCGTTCGTCCAGAAGCACTTCGTCAAGGGCGCGCTGATTGGATCCGTCAAATGA
- a CDS encoding ABC transporter permease, which produces MTTTSVAERDASPKHKQRRRQPTRPDQVRKAPLLRRMGRAWQLYVLLIPPVVFSIVFLYWPMYGLQLAFKNYNIMEGINGSPWVGMQYVTQFFHSHLFWPVIKNTLVLNIYALLALFPLPILLALLLNSLRNQRFKKTVQLITYAPYFISTVVLVGIILMLFSPTTGVVNRPIAALFGSPVDFLSEGLFRHTYVWSGAWQTLGYSAIIFLAALAGVDPQLHEAARVDGASILRRIWHIDLPSILPVTVTLLILNMGQMLSVGFEKVLLMQNPNNLSVSQVLDTYSFQIAFQSQIPQYSYATAIALFKAVISLILILLANWLARRVAKQGLF; this is translated from the coding sequence ATGACCACGACGTCCGTCGCCGAGCGCGACGCCTCGCCGAAGCACAAGCAGCGGCGCCGGCAGCCGACACGTCCGGATCAGGTCCGCAAGGCGCCCTTGCTGCGTCGGATGGGCCGGGCCTGGCAACTGTACGTGCTGCTGATCCCTCCGGTGGTGTTCTCGATCGTCTTCCTGTACTGGCCGATGTACGGCCTGCAGCTGGCGTTCAAGAACTACAACATCATGGAGGGCATCAACGGCAGCCCTTGGGTCGGCATGCAGTACGTGACGCAGTTCTTCCACAGCCATCTGTTCTGGCCGGTGATCAAGAACACCCTGGTGCTCAACATCTACGCGCTGCTCGCACTCTTCCCGTTGCCGATCCTGCTGGCGTTGCTGCTCAACTCGCTGCGCAACCAGCGCTTCAAGAAGACCGTGCAGTTGATCACGTACGCGCCGTACTTCATCTCCACGGTGGTGCTCGTCGGCATCATCCTGATGCTGTTCTCGCCGACCACCGGCGTGGTCAACCGGCCGATCGCGGCCCTGTTCGGGTCACCGGTGGACTTCCTGAGTGAGGGATTGTTCCGACACACCTACGTCTGGTCCGGCGCTTGGCAGACCCTCGGCTATTCGGCGATCATCTTCCTGGCCGCGCTGGCCGGTGTCGATCCGCAGCTGCACGAGGCGGCCCGGGTCGACGGTGCGAGCATCCTGCGCCGGATCTGGCACATCGACCTGCCCAGCATCCTGCCGGTCACGGTGACGCTGTTGATCTTGAACATGGGACAGATGCTGAGTGTCGGCTTCGAGAAGGTGTTGCTGATGCAGAACCCCAACAACCTGTCGGTGTCACAGGTGTTGGACACCTATTCGTTCCAGATCGCCTTCCAGTCCCAGATCCCGCAATACTCCTATGCCACGGCCATCGCCCTGTTCAAGGCCGTGATCTCGCTGATCCTCATCCTGCTGGCCAACTGGCTGGCTCGACGGGTGGCGAAGCAGGGACTGTTCTGA
- a CDS encoding NUDIX domain-containing protein, whose product MLNRREFLATLPRRRLAAGAIIRDRSDRVCLVEPTYREHWLLPGGTVEADESPRSGCAREVLEELGLDLTIGAMLCMEWVAPDGTDDPHGALMFCYDGGVLDESVIASIVTPPDELHGYRFVPVAELGTYTNQRNRRRIEAAVAAIGGPVAELEPA is encoded by the coding sequence ATGCTCAACCGTAGGGAGTTCCTGGCCACCCTGCCGCGGCGCCGGCTCGCCGCCGGTGCGATCATCCGAGACCGGTCCGATCGGGTCTGCCTGGTCGAGCCGACCTATCGGGAGCACTGGCTGCTGCCGGGCGGAACCGTCGAGGCCGACGAATCACCCCGCAGCGGCTGCGCCCGGGAGGTCCTCGAGGAGCTCGGCCTCGATCTGACCATCGGGGCCATGCTCTGCATGGAGTGGGTGGCACCGGACGGCACCGACGATCCGCACGGAGCGTTGATGTTCTGCTACGACGGCGGTGTCCTCGACGAGTCGGTGATCGCGTCGATCGTCACGCCGCCGGACGAGCTGCACGGCTACCGGTTCGTCCCGGTGGCCGAGTTGGGCACCTACACCAATCAACGCAACCGGCGCCGGATCGAGGCCGCGGTCGCCGCGATCGGCGGACCGGTCGCCGAACTGGAACCGGCATGA
- a CDS encoding YigZ family protein, whose protein sequence is MITGYTTIGAAVEAEIEDRRSRFICRLAPVTDEDAARSVITAVRAEHWDARHHCTAFVLGPDRSTRRSNDDGEPAGTAGAPMLQTLEGADITDVVAVVTRYFGGTLLGSGGLIRAYGSATRAAIDRATLRHFTIGELLEITADHATAPRLDNDLRERGVEILGIEYGARVTLRIAVSAGELDPVRSAIATVSHGDAVVRSIGTAWRPD, encoded by the coding sequence GTGATCACCGGCTACACCACGATCGGCGCGGCCGTCGAGGCCGAAATCGAGGATCGCCGGTCCCGCTTCATCTGCCGGCTCGCCCCGGTCACGGACGAGGACGCGGCCCGGTCGGTGATCACAGCCGTCCGAGCCGAGCACTGGGACGCACGACACCACTGCACGGCATTCGTCCTCGGCCCGGACCGGTCGACCCGACGCAGCAACGACGACGGCGAGCCGGCCGGGACCGCCGGTGCACCGATGCTGCAGACGCTCGAGGGCGCCGACATCACCGACGTGGTCGCGGTGGTGACCCGCTACTTCGGCGGCACCCTGCTCGGGTCGGGTGGACTGATCAGGGCGTACGGGTCGGCGACCCGCGCGGCCATCGACCGGGCAACCCTGCGGCACTTCACGATCGGGGAACTCCTGGAGATCACCGCCGACCATGCGACCGCACCACGTTTGGACAATGATCTGCGGGAACGTGGTGTCGAGATCCTCGGGATCGAGTACGGCGCCCGGGTCACGCTGCGGATCGCCGTGTCCGCCGGTGAGCTGGACCCGGTGCGGTCGGCGATCGCCACCGTGAGCCACGGCGATGCCGTGGTCCGGTCGATCGGCACGGCCTGGCGCCCGGACTGA
- a CDS encoding phytanoyl-CoA dioxygenase family protein: MTSALSSPPVLTDEQLAEFDEQGFVIIKGALSAEDAESYRQSILSMMPPSLEIPAVWGSYDGRIKPMAGPGRQTFDTPDLLPLMTNDKLYGAASQLLGSTRLRVMDGSVGITIRNDAHTDRPLSQTLHLDASVPTSADDFTFDQQELQVGGCYYLTDVEAGGGGIHVVPGGHKIVEAEARAAGSGGRHLHQDWKQIEHLTSVEITGEAGDFALLHHLMPHGASHNRNSTARVAYFVRWVREDQTWGAGAKPAPNSYDDDQLAAMGDLGRKLFGVDDW, from the coding sequence ATGACCTCAGCGCTGTCGTCTCCTCCCGTCCTGACCGATGAACAGCTCGCCGAATTCGACGAGCAAGGCTTCGTGATCATCAAGGGCGCCCTGTCCGCCGAGGACGCCGAGAGCTACCGACAGTCCATCCTGTCGATGATGCCGCCGAGCCTGGAGATCCCCGCGGTCTGGGGGTCCTACGACGGCCGGATCAAGCCGATGGCCGGCCCGGGGCGGCAGACCTTCGACACCCCGGACCTGCTGCCGTTGATGACCAACGACAAGCTGTACGGCGCCGCCAGCCAACTGCTCGGCTCGACCCGTCTGCGGGTGATGGACGGGTCGGTGGGGATCACGATCCGCAACGACGCGCACACCGACCGGCCGTTGAGTCAGACCCTGCATCTCGACGCGTCGGTACCGACCTCCGCCGACGACTTCACCTTCGACCAGCAAGAGCTCCAGGTCGGCGGCTGCTACTACCTGACCGACGTCGAGGCAGGAGGCGGAGGCATCCATGTGGTGCCCGGGGGTCACAAGATCGTCGAAGCCGAGGCCCGGGCAGCAGGATCGGGTGGCCGGCATCTGCATCAGGACTGGAAGCAGATCGAACACCTGACGAGTGTCGAGATCACCGGCGAGGCCGGTGACTTCGCCCTGCTGCACCACCTGATGCCGCACGGCGCATCGCACAACCGCAACTCCACTGCCCGGGTCGCCTACTTCGTTCGTTGGGTGCGTGAGGACCAGACCTGGGGCGCCGGCGCCAAGCCGGCACCGAACAGCTACGACGATGATCAACTGGCGGCGATGGGCGACCTGGGCCGCAAACTCTTCGGTGTCGACGACTGGTAG
- a CDS encoding DUF2461 family protein, protein MAFNGWPREAFDVLARLEGDPPLSVREEVRADRERLVRVPMIQLLDELADRDPSYADHAVWHYGKTAWWWQNQSSSIRIDRNIEIGVGLGFEGMTMQGAWWYGSTEQRERFRAAVAGRSGARLQRIVDDLVERGYEIKGDRMKRVPKGYPADHPRADLLRHRSLIAARHLGFDDWLFGAEALDRVEQVGAELRPLLEWLADKVVAES, encoded by the coding sequence ATGGCATTCAACGGCTGGCCGCGCGAGGCGTTCGACGTGCTCGCTCGCCTCGAGGGAGATCCGCCGCTGTCGGTCCGGGAGGAGGTCCGCGCCGACCGCGAGCGGCTGGTCAGGGTCCCGATGATCCAGCTGCTGGACGAGCTGGCGGATCGCGACCCCAGCTATGCCGACCATGCGGTGTGGCATTACGGCAAGACCGCGTGGTGGTGGCAGAACCAGTCGTCATCGATCAGGATCGACCGGAACATCGAGATCGGCGTCGGGCTCGGGTTCGAGGGGATGACGATGCAGGGCGCCTGGTGGTACGGGTCGACGGAGCAGCGGGAACGGTTCCGGGCAGCGGTCGCCGGTCGTTCCGGTGCCCGGCTGCAGCGGATCGTCGACGACCTCGTCGAGCGTGGCTACGAGATCAAGGGGGACAGGATGAAACGGGTGCCGAAGGGCTACCCGGCCGATCATCCGCGCGCGGACCTGCTGCGGCATCGATCGCTGATCGCCGCCCGGCATCTCGGCTTCGACGACTGGTTGTTCGGTGCCGAGGCGCTGGATCGGGTCGAGCAGGTCGGTGCCGAATTGCGCCCGCTGCTGGAGTGGTTGGCGGACAAGGTGGTCGCCGAGTCCTGA
- a CDS encoding TetR/AcrR family transcriptional regulator — MAAARSGPRQRLGEDERRSQIIDGCVAALARHGYRHTSLAQVALAAGVSKGLVSHYFSDREALMEQTALATVNALRDDLAARIDTTAPVAEVIRSALHEVVALGRTHGAHLRAVNAIVHNLRRADGSPRLDLHLYEETYRQQQELFRRGQRSGELRDFDTRVMAVTYQGAIDTMLAYLASHSEQDADEYADALADLLINAISR, encoded by the coding sequence ATGGCAGCCGCACGGTCGGGCCCGCGACAACGACTCGGCGAAGACGAACGCCGCTCGCAGATCATCGACGGCTGCGTCGCGGCGCTGGCACGGCACGGGTATCGCCACACGTCACTGGCCCAGGTTGCGCTGGCGGCAGGTGTCTCCAAGGGACTGGTCTCGCACTATTTCAGCGACCGCGAGGCACTGATGGAACAGACCGCACTCGCCACCGTGAACGCTCTGCGGGACGACTTGGCGGCACGGATCGACACCACGGCACCGGTGGCGGAGGTGATCCGCTCGGCCTTGCACGAGGTGGTGGCGCTGGGCCGGACCCACGGCGCCCACCTGCGGGCGGTCAACGCGATCGTGCACAACCTGCGCCGGGCCGACGGCAGCCCACGCCTCGATCTGCATCTGTACGAGGAGACGTACCGGCAGCAGCAGGAACTGTTCCGCCGAGGGCAACGCTCCGGCGAACTCCGCGACTTCGACACTCGCGTGATGGCGGTCACCTACCAGGGTGCGATCGACACCATGCTCGCCTATCTGGCCTCCCACTCCGAGCAGGACGCCGACGAGTACGCCGATGCGCTGGCCGACCTGCTGATCAACGCGATCAGTCGCTGA
- a CDS encoding alpha-galactosidase: MTDSTDRDGRVWRLPTRGSEYAVSESPDGTGLIMIGWGERSDEQPWKMPWVNYDLEIDAVPTEYSATGTRQTRGAELIVDHGDGLIGARLRLDPAQVTLDTDGPRTILRAVHTDSTGQLRLTSEIETSRDHDVVAKKVIVKNTGSRSLTFPRLFSAGWQLPIGPGARIDYLAGAWAHEFGEQRAVLPSGELSIGSRQGFTSHRYSPVITVAPLDDWDAGSARPSYSIALAWSGSWRMLVDAVPGADRVRVAGGIDDETCVITLEPGESFETPAMLGIRGAAEDSDAMAAQWHRYQRGQLARNQAVDHRPIVYNSWYATEFDVELDHQRRLAGIAAELGAEVFVVDDGWFAGRTSDRAGLGDWTPDPAKFPDGLGPLIDTVTGAGMRFGLWVEPEAVNPDSDLFRAHPDWIYRAGDRPLLTGRNQYVLDLGRPEVLAWVGQMLRDVLADSRISYLKWDLNRPISDGGRPGDDHGRQWSVQHTLGYYALLHLLRTEFPHVTVEACAGGGGRIDNAVLARTDVVWTSDETGPRDRLAIQHGFLGRYPASVMSSWVTDEPDELDHDPASLGFRFAVAMTGVLGVGSDLLGWDSATRSRAAELIATYKEIRGTVHNGDVHRHGTPQDPIYMLEYGDRDRSCLFVFLRPGADRDETVRPRGLDPDARYRRVGGDTVSGADAMAVGLPIRSVLAPDADLIILERQG, translated from the coding sequence GTGACTGACAGCACCGACCGAGACGGACGGGTGTGGCGGCTGCCGACCCGCGGCAGCGAGTATGCGGTGTCCGAGTCACCGGACGGCACCGGCCTGATCATGATCGGCTGGGGTGAGCGGAGTGACGAACAGCCGTGGAAGATGCCGTGGGTCAACTACGACCTGGAGATCGACGCGGTGCCGACCGAGTACTCCGCGACCGGCACCCGGCAGACCAGGGGAGCCGAGCTGATCGTCGATCATGGTGACGGGCTGATCGGTGCACGGCTGCGACTCGACCCGGCCCAGGTCACGCTGGACACCGACGGTCCCCGGACGATCCTGCGGGCCGTGCACACCGACAGCACCGGACAGCTGCGGTTGACCTCCGAGATCGAAACCAGTCGTGATCATGACGTGGTCGCCAAGAAGGTGATCGTCAAGAACACCGGCAGCCGATCGCTGACCTTCCCGCGGCTGTTCAGTGCCGGCTGGCAGCTGCCGATCGGCCCGGGAGCCCGGATCGACTATCTCGCAGGTGCCTGGGCTCACGAGTTCGGCGAACAACGGGCCGTGCTGCCGTCGGGTGAGCTGTCGATCGGCAGCCGGCAGGGCTTCACCTCGCACCGCTACAGTCCGGTGATCACGGTCGCGCCGCTGGACGACTGGGATGCAGGCAGCGCGAGGCCGAGCTACTCGATCGCCCTGGCCTGGAGCGGTTCCTGGCGGATGCTGGTCGATGCGGTGCCGGGCGCCGATCGTGTCCGGGTCGCCGGTGGCATCGACGACGAGACCTGCGTGATCACCTTGGAGCCGGGGGAGTCGTTCGAAACTCCCGCCATGCTGGGGATCCGTGGCGCGGCCGAGGACTCCGACGCGATGGCGGCGCAGTGGCACCGGTATCAACGTGGGCAGCTGGCCCGCAACCAGGCTGTTGATCACCGACCGATCGTCTACAACTCGTGGTATGCGACCGAGTTCGATGTCGAGCTCGATCATCAACGCCGGTTGGCCGGAATCGCCGCCGAACTCGGTGCCGAGGTGTTCGTTGTCGACGACGGCTGGTTCGCCGGACGGACCAGTGACCGCGCAGGGCTCGGCGACTGGACCCCGGATCCGGCCAAGTTCCCCGACGGGCTGGGCCCGTTGATCGACACGGTGACCGGGGCCGGGATGCGCTTCGGTCTGTGGGTCGAGCCGGAGGCGGTCAACCCGGACAGCGATCTCTTCCGCGCTCACCCGGACTGGATCTACCGTGCTGGGGACCGGCCACTGCTCACCGGACGCAACCAGTACGTCCTCGATCTCGGGCGACCCGAGGTGCTGGCCTGGGTCGGCCAGATGCTGCGAGACGTCCTGGCCGACAGCCGGATCAGCTACCTGAAGTGGGACCTGAACCGCCCGATCAGCGACGGCGGCCGCCCCGGAGATGATCATGGACGGCAATGGAGCGTGCAACACACACTGGGCTACTACGCCCTGTTGCACCTGCTACGGACCGAGTTCCCCCACGTCACCGTCGAGGCCTGCGCCGGCGGCGGTGGCCGGATCGACAACGCCGTCCTCGCCCGCACCGATGTCGTCTGGACCAGCGACGAGACCGGACCGCGGGACCGGCTCGCGATCCAACACGGCTTCCTCGGTCGCTATCCGGCATCGGTGATGAGCTCCTGGGTCACCGACGAACCGGACGAACTCGACCATGACCCGGCCAGCCTCGGCTTCCGGTTCGCGGTGGCGATGACCGGTGTGCTCGGGGTCGGATCGGACCTGCTCGGCTGGGACAGCGCGACCCGGAGCCGCGCCGCGGAGCTGATCGCCACCTACAAGGAGATCCGCGGCACCGTGCACAACGGCGACGTCCACCGGCACGGCACGCCGCAGGACCCGATCTACATGCTCGAGTACGGCGACCGGGACCGCAGCTGTCTTTTCGTGTTCCTGCGGCCGGGCGCCGACCGGGACGAGACGGTGCGGCCGCGTGGTCTCGACCCGGACGCCCGCTACCGCCGGGTCGGTGGCGACACCGTCAGCGGTGCCGACGCGATGGCCGTCGGACTGCCGATCCGGTCCGTGCTGGCCCCTGATGCGGATCTGATCATCCTGGAACGCCAGGGATGA
- a CDS encoding carbohydrate ABC transporter permease — translation MATVAAADTTHRGRARGPNKRSPVFHVIMIPFTLLYISPLVFVTVIAFRSFDDLSLNGLSSLPRSFTVEGFITAFNAGTKHALGNSVIVTVSAVVLSLLLGSMAAYALSRFRIPFRRVILLIMLAGNLMPPQILLIPVAKIAEGLGIYDTLFALIVVQVGFGLGFYTFVLHGFMRSIPQEVFEAAVVDGAGPWRIYLRIVLPLCRPSLAALAALATTWIFNDLLWAMTVLRTQTKFPVTAALLNLQGGYVSEWNVVAAGSIIAALPPAIVFFIFQKHFVSGLLVGANK, via the coding sequence ATGGCAACCGTGGCAGCAGCCGACACCACCCACCGTGGCCGTGCCCGTGGCCCGAACAAACGCTCGCCGGTCTTCCACGTGATCATGATCCCGTTCACGCTGCTGTACATCAGCCCACTGGTGTTCGTCACCGTGATTGCCTTCCGCTCCTTCGACGACCTGTCGTTGAACGGACTGTCCTCCCTACCGCGAAGCTTCACTGTCGAGGGTTTCATCACCGCCTTCAACGCCGGCACCAAACACGCCCTCGGGAACAGTGTGATCGTCACGGTGTCGGCGGTCGTGCTGAGCCTGTTGCTCGGGTCGATGGCGGCGTACGCGCTGAGCAGATTTCGGATCCCGTTCCGCCGGGTGATCCTGCTGATCATGCTGGCGGGCAACCTGATGCCCCCACAGATCTTGTTGATCCCGGTCGCCAAGATCGCCGAAGGGTTGGGAATCTACGACACCCTGTTCGCGCTGATCGTGGTACAGGTCGGCTTCGGGCTGGGCTTCTACACCTTCGTGCTGCACGGCTTCATGCGCAGCATTCCGCAGGAGGTGTTCGAGGCCGCGGTGGTCGACGGTGCCGGCCCTTGGCGGATCTACCTGCGGATCGTGCTGCCGCTGTGCCGGCCGTCATTGGCGGCGCTGGCCGCGTTGGCAACGACCTGGATCTTCAACGACCTGCTCTGGGCGATGACGGTGCTGCGGACCCAGACCAAGTTTCCGGTCACCGCGGCACTGCTCAATCTGCAGGGCGGCTACGTCAGCGAGTGGAACGTCGTCGCCGCCGGGTCGATCATCGCCGCACTGCCGCCCGCGATCGTCTTCTTCATCTTTCAGAAGCACTTCGTGTCCGGACTGTTGGTAGGAGCCAACAAGTGA
- a CDS encoding carbohydrate ABC transporter permease, with protein sequence MTAPAASTTMAEEIAPARPTRMRAAGRALRRVPPVAWLFLIIPVVMEIAWVFWPAANSFSLSLTRWKGVGPAEYIGLQNFADLAVDPVFRTALINNAIWVVLFGGLSVAGGLALAVALNKPRRGVGIYRSAIYLPMVFSLAVTGLFWRVIYQPDGAVNTMLGLVGLSKLEHPWLADPDTALLAVLVAAVWRQVGYIMVLYLAGLKGCDPSLEEAAAVDGANRWQRFWSVVMPQLKGVNTVIFAVTVIDSLRTFDIVWAMTRGGPYDSSQLLSTYMFEQGFTVVNLGYGSAIAVVIFVLAVGFIISYLARASRQED encoded by the coding sequence GTGACAGCACCGGCCGCCAGCACGACGATGGCCGAGGAGATCGCACCGGCCCGGCCGACCCGGATGCGGGCGGCCGGCCGGGCGCTGCGCCGGGTGCCACCGGTGGCCTGGTTGTTCCTGATCATCCCGGTGGTGATGGAGATCGCCTGGGTGTTCTGGCCGGCCGCCAATTCGTTCTCCTTGTCGTTGACCCGGTGGAAGGGGGTCGGCCCGGCCGAATACATCGGCCTGCAGAATTTCGCCGATCTCGCCGTCGATCCGGTCTTCCGGACCGCGTTGATCAACAACGCGATCTGGGTGGTGCTGTTCGGCGGGCTGTCGGTGGCGGGCGGGTTGGCCCTCGCAGTTGCCCTGAACAAGCCGCGCCGCGGCGTCGGCATCTATCGCAGCGCGATCTACCTGCCGATGGTGTTCTCGCTGGCCGTCACCGGGCTGTTCTGGCGAGTGATCTACCAGCCCGACGGCGCGGTGAACACCATGCTCGGCCTGGTCGGGCTGAGCAAGCTCGAACATCCGTGGCTGGCCGACCCGGACACCGCGCTGCTGGCCGTTCTGGTGGCGGCCGTCTGGCGCCAAGTGGGCTACATCATGGTGCTCTACCTCGCCGGGCTGAAGGGCTGCGACCCGTCCCTGGAGGAGGCGGCCGCGGTCGACGGCGCCAACCGCTGGCAGCGATTCTGGTCGGTGGTGATGCCCCAGTTGAAGGGCGTCAACACGGTGATCTTCGCCGTCACCGTGATCGACTCGCTCCGCACCTTCGACATCGTCTGGGCGATGACCAGGGGCGGCCCGTACGACAGCAGCCAACTGCTCAGCACCTACATGTTCGAGCAGGGGTTCACCGTGGTGAACCTCGGCTACGGCTCGGCGATCGCGGTCGTGATCTTCGTCCTCGCGGTCGGCTTCATCATCAGCTATCTCGCCCGCGCGTCTCGACAGGAGGACTGA